In a single window of the Acidobacteriota bacterium genome:
- a CDS encoding methyltransferase domain-containing protein encodes MFERFKTRSTELERLDKGDYTEAEYARWQKEMWYIHRLFGELRALKRTLLRDIVRSGERSFSALDVGAGSGELLRELSKWMSAFDALLVGLEIDNIAAASIKSDEVLSVQGNALQLPFDDKGFDYVFCSLFLHHLEDENAVALLQEMARTSRRRVYMIDLNRQPIPYYAYKLFGRAVLQQFTLEDGALSILRSRTPEELRVLAKAAGLRDICIEHSQVNRLVLSGRR; translated from the coding sequence ATGTTCGAGCGATTCAAAACACGGAGCACTGAGCTCGAGCGTTTAGATAAGGGCGACTACACCGAGGCCGAATATGCCCGTTGGCAAAAGGAAATGTGGTATATCCACCGTCTTTTCGGTGAGTTGAGAGCGCTTAAGAGGACGCTGCTTCGAGATATCGTGAGATCCGGCGAACGCTCATTTTCCGCTCTCGACGTCGGTGCCGGCTCGGGCGAGTTGTTGCGAGAACTGTCTAAATGGATGTCCGCGTTCGACGCGCTTCTAGTGGGCCTCGAGATCGACAATATCGCCGCTGCATCCATAAAAAGCGATGAGGTCTTATCTGTACAGGGCAATGCATTACAACTGCCGTTCGATGATAAAGGTTTCGACTACGTTTTCTGTTCGCTATTTCTGCATCACCTGGAAGATGAGAACGCGGTTGCTCTATTGCAGGAAATGGCTCGCACATCCCGACGGCGCGTCTACATGATCGATCTAAATCGGCAACCAATTCCCTATTATGCTTATAAATTATTTGGGCGTGCTGTTCTGCAGCAATTCACTCTCGAGGACGGTGCCCTTTCGATCTTGCGCAGCCGAACGCCCGAAGAATTGAGGGTTTTGGCAAAGGCTGCAGGCCTGCGCGATATTTGCATAGAGCATTCACAGGTAAATCGTCTCGTGCTGTCAGGACGAAGATGA
- a CDS encoding NAD(P)/FAD-dependent oxidoreductase — protein sequence MTVTNGQYDVAIVGAGPAGSSAAIRLAHAGLSVALVEQKRFPREKLCGEFVSPECLWHFDELGVMPAIRGIGGPNIYETVFYSKRGNSVSICSEWFGNGGSIALGISRAAMDLKLIERAAELGVDVRTETSVTGVVSLGDAVTGLKTKPANGVESELRAKVYIDATGRTRALARRFEPKDLTKAAASSVAFKTHLRGAQINAHSCEIYSYNNGYGGCNRVEDDLFNLCFIVSSADARYMKSDPERVLREVVFRNERAAAVLRRVEIVKPWHAVPIERFGRGELVPANGLFTIGDSAAFIDPFTGSGMLMALESAKIAAEVIVDSRDRNAHFDHVSENYREKYSAAFDRRLRFCSMLRHAASIPFWSGAMIAALRFSPFLRQTVARATRSNAAISK from the coding sequence ATGACCGTAACCAATGGCCAATATGACGTTGCTATCGTCGGTGCGGGTCCGGCGGGTTCATCCGCGGCGATAAGGCTCGCTCACGCCGGGCTGAGTGTCGCACTTGTAGAACAAAAGCGGTTTCCACGCGAAAAACTCTGCGGCGAATTCGTCTCGCCCGAGTGCCTATGGCATTTTGACGAGCTTGGCGTAATGCCAGCTATCCGCGGCATTGGCGGGCCAAACATCTACGAAACGGTCTTCTATTCAAAACGCGGCAATTCAGTGTCTATTTGCAGCGAATGGTTTGGCAACGGAGGCTCGATCGCCCTCGGGATCAGTCGTGCGGCAATGGACCTTAAGCTTATTGAAAGGGCCGCGGAACTGGGAGTCGACGTCCGAACGGAAACTTCCGTCACAGGCGTGGTGTCATTAGGCGATGCGGTTACGGGCCTCAAGACCAAGCCTGCAAACGGCGTCGAATCTGAACTTCGGGCAAAGGTATACATCGATGCGACCGGCAGAACGCGCGCCCTAGCACGGCGTTTTGAGCCGAAAGACCTGACCAAAGCCGCTGCGAGCTCTGTTGCGTTCAAGACGCATCTACGCGGCGCACAGATCAACGCACATTCATGTGAGATATACTCTTACAACAATGGGTACGGCGGCTGCAATCGCGTTGAGGACGATCTCTTTAATCTTTGTTTCATCGTCTCGTCTGCCGATGCGCGGTATATGAAAAGCGACCCAGAACGGGTGTTGCGGGAGGTCGTTTTTAGGAACGAACGGGCCGCGGCCGTGCTCAGGAGGGTTGAGATAGTGAAGCCTTGGCACGCTGTGCCGATCGAACGGTTCGGACGAGGAGAACTAGTGCCGGCAAACGGCTTGTTCACTATCGGTGACTCAGCCGCGTTCATCGACCCTTTCACCGGCAGCGGAATGTTAATGGCCCTCGAGAGCGCGAAGATCGCAGCAGAGGTGATCGTTGATAGCAGAGATCGAAACGCGCATTTCGATCATGTTTCGGAAAACTACCGAGAAAAATACTCAGCCGCATTCGATCGGCGGTTACGTTTTTGTTCCATGTTGCGTCACGCGGCGTCCATTCCATTTTGGAGCGGAGCCATGATCGCCGCTCTAAGATTTAGCCCCTTTTTGAGGCAGACAGTTGCGCGGGCGACGAGATCAAATGCGGCAATCAGCAAATAA
- a CDS encoding phosphoglycerate kinase, whose translation MNKRTIRDVDLTDKTVFIRVDFNVPIKNGVIEDDTRIRGALPTIAYAIEHGAKVILASHLGRPLKDKKKAEEKGLPYNEAKYTLRPVSEKLSELLGSPVLFENEDVASRISSLSPGDILMRENLRLDAGEEKNDADFARSLAEGVDIYVNDAFGTAHRAHASTEGITHYVDTCVAGLLMEKELAFLGKALNSPERPFVAILGGAKVSDKIPVIESLIERRVDKLLIGGAMAYTFFKARGFTVGKSLVEDEMMPTALDIAKKAEEAGVQLLLPTDHQVVDSYDPLNSRKAIQIYFTNSGHVGLDIGPETAGLFAAALEGAKTIVWNGPMGMFEEKPFDEGTIAIANAVAEATDKGATSIVGGGDSVAAINQAGLAGRISHISTGGGATLEFLAGDTLPGVAALDDK comes from the coding sequence ATGAATAAAAGGACAATCAGAGACGTCGATCTGACTGATAAGACCGTTTTTATTCGGGTCGATTTCAATGTTCCGATAAAGAACGGTGTGATCGAGGACGATACTCGCATTCGCGGAGCATTGCCGACAATTGCATATGCTATCGAGCATGGAGCAAAGGTTATCCTTGCATCTCATCTTGGCCGACCGCTGAAAGACAAAAAGAAGGCGGAAGAGAAGGGTCTGCCTTACAACGAGGCAAAATACACGCTTCGCCCGGTATCGGAAAAACTCTCAGAGCTGCTTGGATCTCCTGTTTTGTTCGAGAATGAAGATGTGGCTTCCCGGATATCGTCGCTTTCCCCCGGCGACATCCTTATGCGTGAGAATCTTCGCTTAGATGCTGGCGAAGAAAAGAATGATGCTGATTTTGCCAGATCTCTCGCCGAAGGGGTTGACATATACGTTAACGACGCCTTTGGCACGGCACATCGAGCGCATGCGTCAACTGAAGGCATAACACACTATGTGGATACCTGCGTAGCCGGCCTTCTAATGGAAAAAGAACTGGCATTTCTTGGAAAAGCCCTCAATTCTCCGGAGCGTCCGTTTGTCGCGATACTTGGCGGAGCAAAGGTCTCGGACAAGATCCCCGTTATTGAATCGTTGATAGAAAGACGCGTAGATAAACTGCTTATCGGTGGAGCGATGGCATATACGTTCTTCAAAGCGAGGGGCTTTACGGTTGGAAAATCGCTGGTCGAGGATGAAATGATGCCGACGGCGTTGGATATCGCGAAAAAGGCGGAGGAAGCCGGCGTTCAACTCTTGTTGCCGACAGATCACCAGGTCGTCGATTCCTACGATCCGCTGAATTCCCGAAAGGCGATACAGATCTATTTCACTAATTCGGGCCACGTCGGACTGGACATTGGCCCCGAGACCGCCGGCCTTTTTGCTGCCGCTCTTGAGGGAGCCAAGACAATTGTCTGGAACGGCCCGATGGGAATGTTCGAGGAAAAGCCTTTTGATGAAGGGACCATCGCTATCGCCAATGCCGTTGCGGAAGCCACCGACAAGGGAGCGACATCGATCGTCGGCGGCGGGGATTCCGTCGCGGCCATCAATCAGGCAGGGCTCGCCGGTCGCATATCGCATATCTCAACCGGCGGCGGGGCCACGTTAGAGTTTCTCGCAGGCGATACATTGCCGGGTGTCGCGGCGTTGGATGATAAATAG
- the gap gene encoding type I glyceraldehyde-3-phosphate dehydrogenase, producing MGIKVGINGFGRIGRNVLRTCLGDKDIDFVAVNDLTDTKTLAHLLKYDSVMGNLDNDISADGDVITVDGDSFKVFSEKDPSAIDWESDGAEIVIESTGRFTKAEDARKHLRGSVKKVIISAPAKEEDVTIVLGVNEDMYDAANHHIISNASCTTNCLAPVAKVIHDNFTIKNALMNTIHSYTNDQQLLDLPHKDMRRARAAALSMIPTSTGAAKAVALVIPELKGKFDGISVRVPTPNVSLVDVVMNVEKGTTADEVNQVLRDAAAGPLKGILAVSDEPLVSIDFKGNSNSSIVDSENTKVIDGTCIKILSWYDNEWGYSCRVRDLVKYIAAKGL from the coding sequence ATGGGTATCAAAGTTGGCATCAATGGATTTGGCCGCATCGGCCGTAATGTTTTGAGGACATGTCTTGGGGACAAGGATATTGATTTTGTAGCGGTCAATGACCTTACCGACACGAAGACGCTCGCACATTTGCTCAAATACGACTCAGTTATGGGCAATCTTGACAATGACATAAGCGCGGACGGAGACGTTATCACGGTTGATGGCGACTCGTTCAAGGTCTTTTCTGAAAAAGACCCGTCGGCTATCGATTGGGAATCGGACGGAGCCGAGATCGTGATCGAATCGACGGGCCGCTTTACAAAGGCTGAGGACGCTCGCAAACATTTGCGAGGTTCCGTGAAGAAGGTGATCATTTCCGCACCGGCAAAGGAAGAGGATGTAACCATCGTATTGGGCGTGAATGAAGACATGTATGATGCAGCTAACCATCACATAATCTCTAACGCCTCCTGCACGACCAACTGTCTCGCCCCTGTAGCCAAGGTCATCCATGACAATTTCACGATCAAGAATGCCCTGATGAACACAATTCACAGCTACACCAATGATCAGCAGCTGCTTGACCTTCCGCATAAGGACATGCGTCGTGCCCGCGCCGCTGCCCTTTCAATGATCCCGACATCGACGGGTGCGGCAAAAGCTGTCGCATTGGTTATTCCGGAGCTAAAAGGTAAATTTGACGGCATTTCCGTTCGCGTCCCGACGCCCAATGTCTCTTTGGTGGATGTTGTGATGAATGTTGAGAAAGGAACGACCGCCGATGAAGTGAATCAGGTTTTACGTGACGCTGCCGCGGGCCCTCTGAAAGGCATATTGGCAGTTAGCGATGAGCCGCTTGTTTCGATCGACTTCAAGGGCAATTCTAATTCGTCAATAGTTGATTCGGAGAATACCAAGGTCATTGACGGCACTTGCATCAAAATACTTTCGTGGTACGACAACGAATGGGGCTATTCCTGCCGTGTTCGCGACCTGGTCAAATATATCGCGGCCAAAGGTCTATGA
- a CDS encoding TolC family protein, with amino-acid sequence MTIRFPRNIIIASMFSATLFLSAAAAQDAPRPESAPASVDNDASFPEIEVKRPADTLSMVRRSGGSAMSRVGVQTAQPISLGLRDAIRRALEKNNDIEVARGDVRLQETQINSLEGGYDLVLSLNPSLSRNSITGSSATKDFRATSSLSRALRAGGGNYSVFFNNQRTENAFAQAQVSSGNVSSGGSAVYSSSLGINYVQPVARNFGTDRLRSNIAISKKRLEQTESDFRLRAISTIAEVQRTYWDLVFALRNQQNQVANVSLARENLRQIEARIEAGVSAPIAKAEVETELANREGELLSATQQVSIAENNLKRLIIGDPLSPEWTQSFVPVDRPAYSDDPVNLEASLRDAMDNRFELRRLKLQREMSDIDIKFLKNQTKPQIDLNTTFSLDGLSRSGSTTSITTNLLTGSPDLFLFDNLNATRAALSLPLIVNPSITIPPGPSYLFGGFNRSLSNIFRSDAPNLSVGVTIQFPFRNRTAKANLEGARIERQQLDAQTREQEQIVIVEVRNAVQAVETARQRVLTARRARENAELQLEGERRLYDAGRSTPFLLFQRENTLTNARNGEIRAETDYNKAVAELQRVTATTFRVNNIEVRSPLEDK; translated from the coding sequence ATGACCATTCGCTTTCCCCGAAACATCATCATCGCATCGATGTTCTCGGCAACCTTATTTCTTTCGGCAGCCGCCGCTCAGGACGCCCCGCGGCCGGAATCCGCGCCCGCTAGTGTCGATAACGACGCATCTTTCCCGGAAATTGAGGTAAAAAGGCCCGCAGATACGCTATCGATGGTTCGGCGAAGCGGCGGGTCTGCAATGTCGAGGGTAGGCGTACAAACGGCGCAGCCAATCTCTTTAGGGCTTCGGGACGCGATCCGCCGGGCGCTTGAGAAGAATAATGACATCGAGGTGGCAAGGGGCGATGTCCGGCTGCAGGAAACCCAGATAAACTCGCTCGAGGGAGGTTACGATCTGGTACTTAGTCTAAATCCGAGCCTTTCCCGTAATTCCATTACCGGATCGTCTGCAACCAAGGATTTTCGTGCGACGTCCAGCCTTTCAAGAGCCCTGCGTGCGGGCGGCGGGAACTACAGTGTATTCTTCAATAACCAGCGGACCGAAAATGCTTTCGCTCAGGCACAGGTCTCTTCGGGTAATGTTTCGTCCGGAGGAAGTGCGGTCTATTCCTCGTCGCTGGGCATTAACTATGTTCAGCCGGTTGCCCGAAATTTCGGAACTGACAGGCTTCGGTCTAATATCGCGATTTCCAAAAAGCGTCTGGAACAAACTGAAAGCGACTTTCGTCTCCGTGCGATTTCGACGATCGCCGAAGTTCAAAGGACTTACTGGGACCTCGTATTTGCATTAAGAAATCAACAAAATCAGGTTGCAAACGTCAGCCTCGCTCGCGAAAATCTTCGGCAGATCGAAGCTCGCATCGAAGCGGGTGTATCGGCTCCAATCGCCAAGGCAGAGGTTGAGACAGAGCTTGCTAATCGTGAAGGAGAACTCCTGTCAGCGACCCAACAGGTCTCGATCGCAGAAAATAATCTTAAGCGGCTCATAATTGGCGATCCTTTATCGCCCGAATGGACACAGTCCTTCGTTCCGGTGGATAGGCCTGCATACAGCGACGATCCTGTGAATTTAGAGGCATCGCTGCGTGATGCAATGGACAATCGTTTCGAATTACGGCGGCTCAAACTGCAGCGGGAAATGAGTGATATAGACATCAAATTCCTAAAGAATCAGACAAAGCCGCAGATCGATCTGAATACAACATTTTCGTTGGATGGACTTTCCAGAAGCGGTTCGACTACATCGATTACAACCAATCTATTGACCGGTTCTCCGGATCTGTTCCTATTCGACAATCTGAATGCAACCCGGGCCGCGCTGTCATTGCCTCTGATCGTAAATCCGTCGATCACAATTCCGCCGGGGCCTTCGTATCTTTTTGGCGGATTTAACCGGTCACTTTCTAACATCTTCCGAAGCGACGCCCCGAATCTATCAGTAGGGGTCACCATTCAGTTCCCTTTTCGTAATCGCACGGCTAAGGCGAATCTCGAAGGTGCTCGTATTGAAAGGCAGCAGCTCGACGCTCAGACCCGAGAGCAGGAACAGATCGTGATAGTTGAGGTGCGGAATGCGGTACAGGCAGTCGAAACCGCACGTCAACGCGTCCTGACCGCACGCCGAGCACGTGAGAATGCTGAGTTGCAGCTCGAGGGTGAACGCCGTCTTTACGACGCAGGCAGGTCCACGCCGTTTCTGCTGTTTCAGCGGGAGAACACGCTCACGAATGCCCGAAATGGCGAGATCCGCGCCGAAACTGACTACAACAAGGCTGTCGCGGAACTCCAGAGAGTGACAGCAACAACATTTAGGGTCAACAACATCGAAGTGAGATCACCTCTCGAAGACAAATAA
- a CDS encoding glycosyltransferase family 2 protein, translating into MRISAVIIARDEEAKIGNAIRSVLWADEVLVVDSGSVDGTRAVAADLGAKVVYQEWLGFGGQKQFAVDSARNNMILSLDADEAVSDKLADEIRSIVQTGDVLDAYYMPRLAFYLGRPVKHSGWYPDRQLRLFDRTKGEWSRAKVHESVIMRPDARVGVLKNDLLHYSIDSVSQHAEMIQSRYAPLSAEQMHQDGIRTSIVKIGILPIWTFFHTYVLRLGVLDGLAGLAISGFASYNVFLKHLLLYELGISGSTTKSGSETS; encoded by the coding sequence GTGCGGATATCGGCCGTCATCATAGCAAGAGACGAAGAAGCCAAGATCGGGAACGCGATCAGGTCGGTGCTGTGGGCCGATGAAGTATTGGTCGTAGATTCGGGCAGCGTCGACGGAACGCGGGCTGTCGCTGCGGACCTCGGAGCAAAGGTTGTGTATCAGGAATGGCTTGGATTTGGCGGACAGAAGCAGTTCGCTGTCGATTCGGCACGAAATAACATGATCCTCAGTCTGGACGCTGATGAAGCCGTCTCGGACAAACTAGCGGACGAGATCCGCTCGATTGTCCAAACCGGCGATGTGCTGGACGCCTACTATATGCCCAGGCTCGCGTTCTATTTAGGGCGGCCCGTTAAACATTCCGGATGGTATCCTGACCGCCAACTGAGGCTTTTCGACCGAACGAAGGGCGAATGGAGTAGGGCCAAAGTTCATGAATCGGTGATCATGAGACCGGATGCACGGGTAGGTGTACTGAAGAATGACCTTTTACACTACAGTATTGATTCTGTCTCTCAGCATGCAGAAATGATTCAGAGCAGGTATGCTCCTTTGTCGGCTGAGCAAATGCATCAAGATGGAATTAGAACCTCCATTGTAAAGATCGGCATCTTGCCTATTTGGACGTTCTTTCACACTTACGTACTCAGGTTAGGCGTTTTGGACGGACTGGCCGGTTTGGCGATCTCGGGATTCGCTTCATACAATGTCTTTCTAAAGCATCTGCTCCTGTATGAGCTGGGCATTTCAGGTTCAACAACCAAATCCGGTTCTGAAACATCATAA